The following coding sequences lie in one Aspergillus puulaauensis MK2 DNA, chromosome 3, nearly complete sequence genomic window:
- a CDS encoding uncharacterized protein (antiSMASH:Cluster_3.10) translates to MPRQDVTDDPVPPMNQFLETLANHIVNRLSIAATVTAEFKSGAWPVSVHGPSLLALKPWFLFGILVTNPARHGQR, encoded by the coding sequence ATGCCCCGCCAGGATGTCACAGACGACCCCGTTCCACCTATGAACCAGTTCCTAGAAACGCTGGCGAACCACATAGTCAACCGACTATCAATTGCCGCCACCGTTACGGCCGAGTTCAAATCGGGGGCATGGCCGGTAAGCGTTCATGGTCCTAGTCTACTTGCCCTGAAGCCATGGTTTCTGTTTGGTATCCTGGTCACAAATCCCGCTAGACATGGacagcgatga
- a CDS encoding uncharacterized protein (antiSMASH:Cluster_3.10), producing the protein MLSERGNQKVTALFGAVDSGEMAVDEDDIALYMPPGNARDEEEQWLRYLSNILKRSEHIRRCECQRQQKQAYQPVHLYGLNQFYLKNVLNVWRVYSDP; encoded by the coding sequence ATGCTTTCTGAGAGAGGCAATCAGAAGGTCACGGCACTTTTTGGGGCAGTGGATTCTGGGGAGATGGcggttgacgaggacgatatTGCGCTGTACATGCCTCCGGGTAATGCccgcgatgaagaggaacaATGGCTGCGCTATTTGAGCAATATACTGAAACGCAGTGAGCACATACGGCGATGTGAGTGCCAGaggcagcagaagcaggcttATCAGCCGGTACATCTTTACGGTCTGAATCAATTCTATCTCAAGAACGTCTTGAACGTCTGGCGAGTATACTCAGATCCGTAA
- a CDS encoding glycosyltransferase family 2 protein (CAZy:GT2_Glyco_tranf_2;~COG:S;~EggNog:ENOG410PPAW;~InterPro:IPR029044;~PFAM:PF13506,PF00535,PF13641;~TransMembrane:1 (o40-63i);~antiSMASH:Cluster_3.10): MLPVDVRVLLWKVMDFISNILPSNFHILKDKLFSDRMTAFFVYLFIFRYLRLIVHLVSFWCFYQPAPVPSRPTVRPSDCTIILPTVDPENRDFEECLTSCLLNSPGAIVIVPVGSEMTERTKFIVGPYQQRFPSTHIRVKASTVANKRIQVAHGLQYVNTKITVLLDDHVFWPSARFLPTILAPFEDPRVGIVGTNKRVRRTDTGFNIRSFWNMLGALYLERHNFEIRATNAMDGGVFVVSGRTSAHRSQILTDPKFIQGFTNERFFFDQFGPLNADDDNFITRWNVRHGYKIKIQYCRDACIETTLGTYPKFLS; this comes from the coding sequence ATGCTCCCGGTTGATGTCCGCGTTCTGCTGTGGAAGGTGATGGATTTCATATCCAACATCCTTCCCAGCAACTTCCATATTCTGAAGGACAAACTCTTTTCTGATCGTATGACAGCCTTCTTCGTGTACCTGTTCATCTTCAGATACCTTCGTCTCATCGTCCACCTCGTTTCGTTCTGGTGTTTCTATCAGCCAGCTCCTGTTCCCAGCAGACCGACCGTTCGTCCGTCCGATTGCACAATCATCCTGCCAACTGTTGATCCAGAGAACAGAGATTTCGAAGAATGCCTCACTTCCTGCCTGCTGAATTCCCCTGGTGCAATAGTCATTGTCCCAGTTGGCAGTGAAATGACTGAAAGAACAAAATTCATTGTTGGCCCTTACCAGCAGCGGTTCCCAAGCACACACATTCGCGTCAAGGCTTCCACTGTCGCTAACAAGCGGATCCAGGTTGCACACGGTCTCCAATACGTGAACACAAAGATCACTGTTCTCCTCGATGACCACGTCTTTTGGCCCTCTGCCCGGTTTCTTCCCACCATCCTCGCCCCCTTCGAGGACCCTCGCGTTGGAATTGTCGGCACGAACAAGCGAGTCCGCCGCACTGACACAGGCTTCAACATCAGGTCCTTCTGGAACATGCTCGGCGCACTGTATCTCGAGCGCCATAATTTTGAAATCCGAGCTACAAACGCAATGGATGGCGGCGTGTTTGTTGTATCAGGGCGTACCTCTGCCCACCGGTCCCAAATCCTCACTGACCCCAAGTTCATCCAGGGCTTCACTAAtgagcgcttcttcttcgatcaGTTTGGGCCCCTCAACGCTGACGACGATAACTTTATCACCCGTTGGAACGTTCGACACGGATACAAGATCAAGATCCAGTACTGCCGAGACGCCTGCATTGAGACTACACTAGGCACATACCCCAAGTTCCTCTCCTAG
- a CDS encoding uncharacterized protein (COG:S;~EggNog:ENOG410PPAW;~TransMembrane:1 (o20-40i);~antiSMASH:Cluster_3.10), with protein sequence MVKLTPYFLREPQDLIMLPGYFLFAYFHSLIKLYAGLTFWETNWSGRNLDAINTDASVQDKRVSEKKSKPAIRSPRFERKLPFSPDTPIPSIESDADTMATPVSGRASTRKVEAAGVGNGSSGVTRGTAGPARRGRGRPRKS encoded by the exons ATGGTCAAGCTGACACCTTACTTCCTTCGTGAGCCGCAGGATCTCATCATGCTCCCGGGTTACTTTTTGTTCGCTTACTTCCATAGCTTGATTAAGCTGTATGCGGGCCTTACCTTCTGGGAGACGAACTGGAGTGGACGGAATCTCGACGCTATTAACACCGACGCTTCTGTGCAGGACAAGAGGGTGTCTGAGAAAAA GTCTAAACCTGCTATCCGATCTCCGCGCTTCGAACGCAAACTACCCTTCAGTCCGGATACGCCTATTCCTAGTATTGAGAGCGATGCCGATACAATGGCTACTCCAGTCAGTGGTAGGGCTTCGACGAGAAAGGTTGAAGCGGCGGGTGTTGGAAATGGATCTTCTGGTGTTACTCGTGGTACTGCTGGTCCTGCCCGTCGTGGACGTGGACGGCCTCGGAAGAGCTGA
- a CDS encoding uncharacterized protein (antiSMASH:Cluster_3.10): MQLSKDTHKSRSNKSSQSNNKISLHRRVSAVYEHIHRRIQIEILRHQLHKLPLGRKTPPVGEYLGDEDLGEDVLYDADIF; the protein is encoded by the coding sequence ATGCAGCTCTCCAAAGACACCCACAAATCACGAAGCAACAAGTCAAGCCAAAGCAATAACAAAATTTCCCTCCATAGACGTGTCTCCGCTGTCTACGAGCACATCCATCGCCGCATCCAGATTGAAATACTCCGTCACCAGCTACACAAACTTCCTCTCGGCCGCAAGACGCCGCCTGTGGGGGAGTACCTGGGAGACGAGGACCTGGGTGAGGATGTGCTGTACGACGCCGACATCTTCTGA
- a CDS encoding uncharacterized protein (COG:S;~EggNog:ENOG410PQG1;~InterPro:IPR035439,IPR002765;~PFAM:PF01906;~antiSMASH:Cluster_3.10) produces the protein MTSSKPAEHNNIPSCFTDTHGLITATTTTYKTIETVSVLTVRTRSWDAGLGAIVRPTVGGEMRPFMTRMYRAHNEAVERLVGECMGRRNAAVAMRFDIASFEACVHVCAYETVCRVERDGEREGEDDAARGGGDEDIQPVV, from the coding sequence ATGACCTCCTCAAAACCGGCCGAgcacaacaacatcccctccTGCTTTACAGACACCCACGGCTTAATAACCGCTACAACAACGACGTACAAAACAATAGAGACGGTCTCCGTACTTACTGTCAGAACGCGCAGCTGGGACGCAGGTCTCGGCGCGATCGTTCGGCCCACCGTTGGCGGCGAGATGCGGCCGTTTATGACGCGTATGTATAGAGCGCACAATGAAGCTGTGGAACGGCTGGTGGGTGAGTGTATGGGTCGTAGAAATGCGGCTGTGGCGATGCGCTTTGATATAGCGAGCTTTGAGGCTTGTGTGCACGTTTGTGCTTATGAGACTGTTTGTCGGGTTGAGAGGGAtggggagagggagggggaggacGACGCGGCAaggggtggtggtgatgaggatattCAACCTGTGGTCTGA
- a CDS encoding sugar porter family MFS transporter (COG:G;~EggNog:ENOG410Q2KJ;~InterPro:IPR005829,IPR005828,IPR003663,IPR036259, IPR020846;~PFAM:PF00083,PF07690;~SMCOG1169:sugar transport protein;~TransMembrane:12 (i45-65o101-121i128-145o157-176i188-210o222-241i305-328o343-364i373-395o410-433i445-467o473-494i);~antiSMASH:Cluster_3.10;~go_component: GO:0016020 - membrane [Evidence IEA];~go_component: GO:0016021 - integral component of membrane [Evidence IEA];~go_function: GO:0022857 - transmembrane transporter activity [Evidence IEA];~go_process: GO:0055085 - transmembrane transport [Evidence IEA]) — protein MGSESSVHHGEGITPAPQPQQYSSQESIGTEKPAELGVDTPVPRITLRAIVMGLFVSMGGLLFGYDTGQISGFQEMSNYLQRYGELQSDGSYAFSNVRSGLIVGLLSVGTLIGALCGAPVADKLGRKWSITVWCLILIVGLIVQISAPDGNWAQMVVGRWVTGLGVGGCSLVVPMYQGESAPKNVRGALISSYQLFVTLGIFLAYCINLGTEGLEGTAQWRITLGLTFLFALILGGGMAMFPESPRFDYRHGKIDTARTTMARLYGVPENHQVIIRELAEIQAQLDAETHEEQVWHEFFTDPRMFYRIVLGIVLQALQQLTGANYFFYFGTTIFQGAGISNSFITQVILGAVNFGTTFGGLYVVENFGRRKSLITGALCMFVLFMIFASLGHFMLDVETPENTPGPGKGMVVVACFFVLFYATTWGPIVWSLIAELFPGKHRAKGMALATASNWLWNFLIGFFTPFITGAIDFAYGYVFAGCLLVAALVVYFFVIEGKDRTLEELDWMYVNKVKPWQSASYEMPTITYHDDARGARKESKSYHAENA, from the exons ATGGGTTCTGAGTCTTCTGTCCACCATGGGGAGGGTATCACCCCGGCTCCCCAGCCGCAACAGTATTCCAGCCAGGAGTCCATCGGCACCGAAAAGCCTGCTGAGCTTGGTGTCGATACTCCGGTCCCTCGGATTACACTGCGTGCCATTGTCATGGGCCTCTTCGTGTCGATGGGTGGTCTTCTGTTCGGTTACGATACCGGTCAGATCTCCGGCTTCCAAGAGATGTCGAACTACCTTCAGCGCTATGGTGAACTCCAGAGCGACGGCTCCTATGCGTTCAGCAACGTCCGCTCTGGTTTGATCGTCGGTCTTTTGTCTGTCGGAACACTCATCGGTGCCCTCTGTGGTGCTCCCGTTGCCGATAAGCTTGGTCGTAAATGGTCTATCACCGTGTGGTGTCTCATCCTCATTGTCGGCTTGATCGTCCAGATCTCTGCCCCGGACGGCAACTGGGCCCAGATGGTCGTGGGTCGTTGGGTCACTGGtctcggtgtcggtggttGCTCCCTTGTTGTGCCCATGTACCAGGGAGAGAGCGCCCCCAAAAACGTCCGCGGTGCCCTGATCAGTTCCTACCAGCTTTTCGTCACCCTCGGCATCTTCCTGGCTTACTGCATTAACCTGGGAACCGAGGGCCTCGAAGGTACTGCCCAATGGCGTATCACTCTCGGCCTCACCTTCTTATtcgccctcatcctcggtgGTGGCATGGCCATGTTCCCCGAGAGTCCGCGATTCGACTACCGCCACGGGAAAATCGACACTGCCCGTACCACCATGGCGCGTCTCTACGGAGTGCCTGAGAACCACCAGGTCATCATCCGCGAGCTGGCTGAAatccaggcccagctcgACGCTGAGACCCACGAGGAGCAGGTGTGGCACGAGTTTTTCACCGACCCGCGCATGTTCTACCGCATCGTGCTCGGCATTGTCCTCCAGGCCCTGCAACAACTTACCGGTGCCAACTACTTCTTCTACTTC GGTACCACTATCTTCCAAGGTGCCGGtatctccaactccttcatcACCCAAGTCATCCTCGGCGCCGTCAACTTCGGAACCACCTTTGGCGGTCTCTACGTCGTCGAGAACTTCGGTCGTCGCAAGTCCCTCATCACCGGTGCCCTCTGCATgttcgtcctcttcatgaTCTTCGCCTCCCTCGGCCACTTCATGCTCGACGTCGAAACCCCCGAGAACACACCCGGCCCCGGAAAGGGCATGGTAGTCGTCGCCTgtttcttcgtcctcttctaCGCCACTACCTGGGGACCTATCGTTTGGAGTTTGATCGCCGAATTGTTCCCTGGCAAGCACCGTGCAAAGGGTATGGCTCTTGCTACCGCTTCCAACTGGCTCTGGAACTTCCTTATCGGATTTTTTACGCCGTTTATCACCGGTGCTATTGACTTCGCGTATGGATATGTCTTCGCGGGATGCCTTCTTGTCGCAGCACTTGTGGTTTATTTCTTTGTTATCGAGGGCAAGGACCGTACTCTCGAGGAGCTTGACTGGATGTACGTGAACAAGGTCAAGCCCTGGCAAAGCGCCAGCTACGAGATGCCGACTATCACGTACCACGACGACGCCCGTGGCGCACGCAAGGAGTCCAAGTCCTACCACGCTGAGAATGCATAG
- the MANA1 gene encoding glycoside hydrolase 5 family protein (CAZy:GH5;~COG:G;~EggNog:ENOG410PKKN;~InterPro:IPR017853,IPR001547;~PFAM:PF00150,PF02836;~SECRETED:SignalP(1-24);~antiSMASH:Cluster_3.10;~go_function: GO:0004553 - hydrolase activity, hydrolyzing O-glycosyl compounds [Evidence IEA];~go_process: GO:0071704 - organic substance metabolic process [Evidence IEA]), with protein sequence MKFSNTLFTVASLALANALPQASTLSPSPSPSASPSPSSTAAAASFATTSGLDFVIDGETGYFPGSNSYWIGFLTNDADVDTVFDHMAESGLRILRVWGFNDVNTVPGEGTVYYQLHQDGKSTINTGADGLQRLDYVVQSAEERGIKLIINFVNYWDDYGGMNAYVQAYGGSDNSDFYASEEMQTAYKAYIQAVVERYVDSPAVFAWELANEPRCQGCETSVLHEWIESTSSYIKGLDSEHLVCIGDEGFGLETGSDGSYPFGYSEGSDFAKALTIDTIDFGTFHLYPDSWGTNNDWGNLWVTSHGAACEAAGKPCLFEEYGVTSNHCAVEKPWQTTALNTTGVSGDLYWQYGDTLSTGQSPDDGNTFYYGTEEFECLVTEHVEAIKASGRG encoded by the exons ATGAAATTCTCCAACACTCTTTTTACCGTCGCCAGCCTGGCGCTGGCCAATGCCCTCCCCCAAGCATCCACCTTGTCCccgtctccctccccatcggcatcaccatcaccatcttcaaccGCAGCCGCCGCCTCCTTCGCGACCACCTCGGGCCTCGACTTCGTCATCGACGGCGAAACCGGCTATTTCCCTGGCTCTAACAGCTACTGGATTGGCTTCCTAACCAACGATGCCGACGTGGACACCGTCTTCGACCACATGGCCGAATCAGGCCTGCGCATTCTCCGCGTTTGGGGCTTCAACGACGTAAACACCGTGCCCGGGGAGGGAACGGTCTACTACCAACTCCACCAGGACGGAAAGTCCACGATCAACACTGGCGCCGATGGGCTGCAGAGACTCGACTATGTAGTCCAGAGTGCGGAGGAGCGAGGAATCAAGCTGATTATCAATTTTGTGAACTACTGGGACGACTACGGCGGGATGAACGCCTATGTGCAGGCATATGGTGGCTCTGACAATTCCGATTTCTATGCTAGTGAGGAGATGCAGACTGCGTACAAGGCTTATATCCAGGCCGTTGTGGAGCGGTATGTCGACTCGCCGGCAGTGTTTGCGTGGGAGCTTGCGAATGAGCCGAGATGTCAGGGGTGTGAGACTTCTGTTCTGCATGAGTGGATTGAGAGCACGAGTTCTTATATCAAGGGACTGGATTCGGAGCATTTAGTTTGCATTGGTGATG AGGGCTTCGGCCTCGAGACTGGCTCTGATGGAAGCTATCCGTTTGGATACTCCGAAGGCTCGGACTTTGCAAAGGCGTTGACCATCGATACTATTGACTTTGGAACCTTCCATTTGTACCCGGATAGCT GGGGCACTAACAACGACTGGGGCAACCTCTGGGTGACCTCGCACGGCGCGGCCTGCGAAGCCGCCGGAAAGCCGTGTCTTTTTGAAGAATACGGCGTGACGTCGAACCACTGCGCAGTCGAGAAGCCATGGCAGACGACGGCGCTGAACACGACAGGCGTTTCGGGCGACCTGTACTGGCAGTATGGCGATACCCTGAGCACCGGACAATCGCCGGACGACGGCAATACGTTTTATTATGGAACCGAGGAGTTTGAGTGTTTGGTTACGGAGCATGTCGAGGCGATTAAAGCCAGTGGCCGGGGATGA
- a CDS encoding proline permease PrnB (COG:E;~EggNog:ENOG410QDM5;~InterPro:IPR004840,IPR004841;~PFAM:PF13520,PF00324;~SMCOG1038:phenylalanine-specific permease;~TransMembrane:12 (i53-75o81-105i131-154o160-182i194-212o243-265i285-303o339-358i379-401o413-436i456-480o486-503i);~antiSMASH:Cluster_3.10;~go_component: GO:0016020 - membrane [Evidence IEA];~go_component: GO:0016021 - integral component of membrane [Evidence IEA];~go_process: GO:0006865 - amino acid transport [Evidence IEA];~go_process: GO:0055085 - transmembrane transport [Evidence IEA]): MSDDKIKPSAPHGDVEAAPELKGGALQAMVEADLLDERYQNTQRGLKTRHVQLMALGGTIGTGLFVGSGQALNIGGPLSLFLGYVFISTLVYCVVTGIAEVGAYLPVHGGTMSYHGFRYVSRSMGFAMGYLYWYSLGILVPYEIVAASLVIEYWPNPVHLAVWITIMVVVIVLLNYFPVGVYGETEFWFASIKIITLIGLLLLSFILFWGGGPNRQRLGFHYWKDPGAMNPYLVTSNRDTGRFIGLLQCIVKSAIAFIFAPELIIVTAGEMESPRRNVPKAARRYIYRLVIFYLLGALAIGVICSSQDPALLTGNTDNASASPFVAAIQNAGIPVLRHIVNAAILTSAWSAGNSFLYMSSRSLYGLAVSGNAPSILKTCNRWGVPYIAVTVSSLFSLLSYLAISSGSYTVFNWLINFTNTSGFISWICCCIVYFRFSAAVKTQGVEKPYKSRLQPYGVYVGLCMAVFLLLINGFTCFFPSNWSASNFFTAYIGIPAFVLLYVGHRVMFWSDPWVWKSEDVDLHTGLEEILAAETPPRPRDTIGRKLMALVE; this comes from the coding sequence ATGAGCGACGACAAGATCAAGCCCTCCGCCCCCCATGGCGATGTCGAAGCCGCCCCCGAGCTCAAAGGCGGCGCGCTGCAGGCCATGGTCGAGGCCGACCTGCTGGATGAGCGATACCAGAACACCCAGCGCGGGCTCAAGACCCGGCACGTCCAGCTCATGGCCCTGGGCGGCACCATTGGCACCGGTCTGTTCGTGGGCTCAGGACAAGCCCTCAACATCGGCggccccctctccctcttcctgggcTACGTCTTCATCTCAACGCTCGTCTACTGCGTCGTCACCGGCATCGCAGAGGTCGGCGCATACCTGCCCGTCCACGGCGGCACCATGAGCTACCACGGCTTCCGCTACGTCTCGCGCAGCATGGGCTTCGCCATGGGCTACCTCTACTGGTACTCGCTGGGCATCCTGGTCCCCTACGAGATCGTCGCTGCGTCGCTCGTCATCGAGTACTGGCCCAACCCCGTGCACCTCGCCGTCTGGATCACCATCATGGTCGTGGTCATCGTCCTGCTCAACTACTTCCCCGTCGGCGTCTACGGCGAGACCGAGTTCTGGTTCGCCAGCATCAAAATCATCACCCTCAtcggcctgctgctgctctccttcatcctcttctggGGCGGCGGCCCCAACCGCCAACGCCTGGGCTTCCACTACTGGAAAGACCCAGGAGCCATGAATCCCTACCTGGTCACCTCCAACAGGGACACCGGCCGCTTCATCGGCCTGCTGCAGTGCATCGTCAAGTCCGCcatcgccttcatcttcgcccCCGAactcatcatcgtcaccgcCGGCGAAATGGAATCGCCCCGCCGCAACGTCCCCAAGGCCGCAAGACGCTACATCTAccgcctcgtcatcttctacctcctcggcgccctcgccatcggcgTCATCTGCTCCTCCCAGGACCCCGCCCTCCTCACCGGAAACACAGACAACGCATCGGCCTCCCCcttcgtcgccgccatccaaaACGCCGGAATCCCCGTCCTGCGCCACATCGTCAACGCCGCAATCCTCACCTCCGCCTGGTCCGCCGGCAACTCCTTCCTGTACATGTCCTCGCGCTCCCTCTACGGCCTCGCCGTCTCCGGCAACGCCCCCTCAATCCTCAAAACATGCAACCGGTGGGGCGTGCCCTATATCGCCGTCACAGTCTCctcgctcttctccctcctctcctacCTCGCCATCTCATCCGGCTCCTACACCGTCTTCAACTGGCTGATTAACTTCACCAACACCTCCGGCTTCAtctcctggatctgctgctgcatcgtGTACTTCCGGTTCAGCGCCGCCGTGAAAACACAGGGGGTCGAGAAGCCGTATAAAAGCCGGCTGCAGCCTTACGGGGTCTACGTCGGCTTGTGTATGGCCGTGTTTTTGCTGCTTATTAATGGCTTCACGTGCTTTTTCCCGTCGAATTGGAGCGCGTCGAACTTTTTCACCGCGTATATTGGGATCCCGGCGTTTGTGCTGCTTTATGTCGGTCATCGGGTGATGTTTTGGAGTGATCCGTGGGTGTGGAAGAGTGAGGATGTCGATTTGCATacggggttggaggagatttTGGCGGCGGAAACGCCCCCGAGGCCGAGGGATACGATTGGGAGGAAATTGATGGCTTTGGTTGAGTAG
- a CDS encoding LipA and NB-ARC domain protein (COG:S;~EggNog:ENOG410PHU9;~antiSMASH:Cluster_3.10), producing MEIKRKPAPSLAPVDYGVVHRPLTPNPPPPYSPYRAYSPYSASPSSPQSSSYFPPLPPRPVTRSPSPSLHPSSLEPPHSLPRYRSQPNLRGGDPPSPQPSPPVARAETSLPATTSEKSTFSADARYFLGGLIHHPSESTKHYSILRHSHGIVFYRGPTTSVTVSIFADTPLSADRSLWLQCKGWSGKTGMRAKALFGLHDDWVNVTPPLAVRVDQVEPNKERAWQRDIAKFHKKASKRVRDTHRLRETVIARIPPDAEDGYFQLILCQGEKKVLCRSPVFRILSTSMDPSSLRGASLTTMPLELGAMVAGKYAQVAASKVVTPVTAVANTASDRYRPGWVKESAIKTAYGTAHGVIQPDRGPGPDAAVPPSVEDGPQAPYPLGFTARASQTLDPTRIPIKIPSDIQDKLRGHFFGWAQTGPSQLWQMVILSVRLWDASQATGPVSFSQTTRKAAVLRFPHESPTQIPPSISLRILGFLRPDVPPPSARTQNDLATARQAAADEALLADQYDTEYVQALLDHPLWGPDAADRRGWLDRTRDGAGNLITQGKKMAERVGVRSGVEQESMGGYYIVRD from the coding sequence ATGGAGATCAAGCGCAAACCGGCCCCGTCTCTCGCGCCTGTCGACTATGGTGTCGTGCATCGGCCCTTGACACCGAACCCACCGCCCCCATATTCTCCATACCGAGCTTACTCTCCCTATTCCGCGTCCCCGTCTTCTCCTCAGTCTTCCTCGTACTTCCCCCCTCTTCCGCCGCGGCCTGTTACACGctcgccctctccttctctccaccCGTCGTCTCTTGAACCACCTCACTCCCTCCCACGGTATCGAAGCCAGCCAAACCTCCGCGGCGGCGATCCTCCCAGTCCCCAACCCAGTCCTCCCGTTGCACGCGCCGAAACATCGCTTCCAGCAACCACCTCTGAAAAGTCCACGTTCTCCGCCGACGCCCGCTATTTCCTCGGTGGCCTCATCCACCATCCCTCTGAATCGACAAAACACTACTCTATTCTCCGGCACTCCCACGGAATTGTGTTCTACCGCGGCCCAACAACCTCCGTAACCGTTTCGATCTTCGCTGACACCCCACTCTCCGCCGATCGCTCGCTCTGGCTACAATGCAAAGGATGGTCCGGGAAGACAGGAATGCGCGCGAAAGCGCTCTTTGGCCTCCATGATGACTGGGTGAATGTAACCCCGCCGCTCGCTGTTCGCGTTGACCAAGTCGAGCCGAACAAAGAGCGCGCGTGGCAGCGGGATATCGCCAAATTCCACAAAAAAGCTTCCAAACGGGTGCGGGACACCCACCGACTCCGCGAGACCGTCATTGCGCGGATTCCGCCGGACGCTGAGGATGGTTATTTCCAGCTCATCCTGTGtcagggggagaagaaggtgctGTGCCGTAGCCCTGTTTTCCGGATCCTTTCGACTTCGATGGATCCCAGCTCGTTACGTGGAGCGAGTCTGACAACTATGCCGCTGGAACTGGGTGCCATGGTTGCTGGGAAGTACGCGCAGGTGGCGGCTTCCAAAGTAGTGACTCCGGTGACTGCGGTAGCCAATACCGCCTCGGATCGCTACCGACCAGGTTGGGTCAAGGAGAGCGCTATCAAAACGGCATATGGAACTGCGCATGGAGTCATTCAACCTGATCGGGGGCCTGGTCCAGATGCAGCCGTCCCACCATCTGTGGAGGACGGCCCTCAGGCACCTTATCCCCTTGGTTTCACCGCACGAGCTTCGCAAACACTTGATCCCACGCGCATACCTATCAAAATCCCATCCGACATCCAGGACAAGCTCCGGGGTCACTTTTTCGGTTGGGCGCAAACCGGCCCTAGCCAGCTCTGGCAGATGGTCATCCTATCCGTTCGCTTATGGGACGCTTCACAAGCCACCGGACCTGTGTCGTTCTCGCAAACCACGCGCAAAGCGGCAGTCCTTCGGTTTCCCCATGAATCCCCTACTCAAATTCCCCCATCAATTAGCCTCCGCATCCTTGGCTTCCTCCGCCCGGATGTCCCGCCTCCTTCAGCACGGACACAAAACGACCTGGCTACAGCAcgtcaagcagcagcagacgaggCTCTACTTGCTGATCAATACGACACGGAATACGTGCAAGCGCTTCTAGATCACCCACTGTGGGGTCCTGACGCGGCGGACCGCCGGGGATGGCTCGATCGGACCAGGGACGGTGCAGGGAATCTCATTACAcaagggaagaagatggccgagCGGGTTGGGGTGCGGAGCGGCGTGGAGCAGGAATCCATGGGGGGCTATTACATTGTCCGCGACTAG